The nucleotide sequence TGTGGCCGCCATGCATCAGGGCAAACAGGGTCAGCGTAGAATCCCGCAACCAGCAATAACGGTAATCCCAGTTGCGGCTGCCACCGATTTCTTCCGGCAGTGACGTGGTTGCCGCAGCAACAATGCCACCGGTTGGAGCATAAGTCAGCGCCTTCAACGTAATCAGCGAGCGTTGCATGACATCCCGCCATGGCCCCTCATAGGTGCACTGGCTGCTCCATTCATGCCACCATGCCTCGGTATGCCGAAGTTCCTCCTCGGCATCCAGCCGAACCGGAGGCGGCAGATGAGACGGGCCGTAGGACAGAACAAACGGAATTTTCCGGCCCTCTGTCACCGTAAAGCGGGCAATGCTGGACAGATTCTCTCCCTCAATCTCCACTGGCGTTCGCAGCACCGTCATGGCAGGGCCGGCAATGGCAGTAATCCCTTCCTCGTCATCCAGATGCATGACCCATGGAACGGAAATCCCGTAATCGAACCGCAGCACAAGATGCATCTGCATCTCTACCGAGCCTTTTCTGCCCTCCACGATACGGATCAGGGAAGAACCATCGTCGTCCGGGTCCGGATGCACTGGCATAAAGTCGATCAACGCGACTTCACCGGTATCGGTCGTGAAAACCGTCTCCAGTACCAGCGTATCATCCCGATACCGTCTTGTGACGCTCACCTTTTCCGGGGCCTTGCCCAATACTTCCGGCGCAATGGCCCAACGACCATGACGGGCCTGCCCCAGCAGGGCTGCAAAACAGGCCGCTCCGTCGAATCTGGGCCAGCAGAGCCAGTCAATGGAACCGTGACGGCTGACCAGTGCCGCCGTCCGGCAATCACCGATCAGACCGTAATCCTCGATGGCCATGGGAAGATCATCGGGCGTCACAGCGCATCACCTGCTGAAAACGGCATGAAGGGGGTATTTATCAGACGCATCTCTGTCTCCTTCTTCTTTCATGCAGCCCTGACCAACGGAGCTATGACGCCCAGTTTGCGACAGGAAGCACCTAGCCTGCCTTGATATTTCCTCTGACGGCAACGCCCCGCACCAGAAAACGGGATACTGGGCGGTCTATGGCAACCTTGACTTTCCGAGGCATTTTCCAGATATGAGCGCATCAATACGCATTGTGCGTAATGGCGTTCCCGATCAACGAGACCAATCCCGGCCAAGGCCGGTTTCGGCGGCCGAGAGCGCGCGAAGCAGCATTCAGTGATTGAGATCGCCACGTTGAACGAGCAACCAGCCGACAAGGCTGAACCGGCCGACCTTCCCGCCGCAGAACAGGCGGATCAGGACGTCAGCAAAAAGCGCCCCTCCCGCCGGAAAACGGCCGCCGCCAAGGCTTCTGTCCTTGCCGATAACAAGGCGGAAAAGCCATTGCGCAGGCGCGCCCCTTCCAAAGCCGTTATGGCTGATGATGTACAGCCCGAGACACCGAAGTCACCGACACGCCGCACCACGGCCGTCAAAAAACCTGATCCCGTTCCTGTGGTGGAAGCTGTCGCAGAAACCGCCATAGAAACAGCGGTGGAAGAATCCGCACCGCGCGGCAAGCGCCGGGTCTCCCGTGGCAAGGCCGCTCCCTCGACGGTTCAGGAATCAGCTGCTGTTGAACCAGTTGAGGACGCACCCCTCCCGGTTGCGCAACCCGCCCCTGCAACGGCAGCGGCAGCAACGGAGGACGCCCCTTCCGTCCGGGTTCGCCGCACGCGTCGTCCAACCCGCCCTGGTGCCCGTTCTGCCACGACGAATACCTCTGCCAGCAACGAGGTACAGGCCGATTCCTCATTAGCGGAGGAGGCCGCGGAAACCATCCAGCCGGCTCCGACTGAAGACACTGTCCAGGCAGTCGCACCAGAAGAAGTCGATGATCGTCCGCTTTTCGCCGATCTCGGCCTGTCGGAGCCAGTACAGCGCGCCATTACCGAAATGGGCTATCTGCATCCGACCCCGATTCAGGCTCAGGCCATTCCGGTGGTGCTGATGGGCCGTGACGTGCTTGGCTGCGCCCAGACCGGCACCGGCAAGACCGCCAGCTTCACCCTGCCGATGATGGACATCCTGTCCGACCGCCGTGCCCGCGCCCGGATGCCACGCAGCCTGATTCTGGAGCCGACCCGAGAACTGGCACTTCAGGTGGCCGAGAATTTCGTCAAATACGGACAGTATCTGAAGCTGAACCACGCTTTGTTGATCGGCGGCGAAAGCATGAACGATCAACGTGACGTATTGAGCAAGGGGGTGGATGTACTGATCGCCACGCCGGGCCGCCTGATCGACCTTTTCGACCGCGGTGGTCTGTTGCTGACCGATACACGCATCCTCGTCATCGACGAAGCCGACCGTATGCTGGATATGGGCTTCATCCCGGATGTCGAGCGTATCGTCAGCCTGCTGCCGCATAACCGGCAGACGCTGTTCTTCAGCGCCACCATGGCGCCGGAAATCCGCCGTCTGGCCGATGCATTCCTTCAGAATCCAAAGGAAATCACGGTTGCCAAGCCTGCCTCCGTCGCCACCACCATTACATCCGGTCTGGCTCTGGTCGGCGAAATGGACAAGCGGAAAGCGCTTCGCCATCTACTGCGGCAGGAGAAAGTGCAGAATGCGCTGATCTTCTGCAACCGAAAGCGTGATGTCGATATTCTGACAAAATCGCTGGTCAAACACGGGTTTGCCGCCGGCCCGCTGCATGGCGATCTGGCACAGAGCCTGCGTTTTGCTACGCTTGAGAAGTTCAAGGCAGGCGCCTTGCAGCTTCTGGTCTGCTCCGACGTCGCCGCACGTGGCATTGATATTGGCGGGTTGAGCCATGTATTCAATTTCGACGTACCGATTCATGCGGAAGATTACGTGCATCGTATCGGCCGCACCGGTCGTGCCGGACGGGAAGGCGCTGCGTTCACGCTGGCTTCGCCGGATGACAAATTTGCCGTCGATGCGATCGAGAAGCTGATCAGCGCCCCTATCCCCCGTATCGAGATCGAGGGATTGGAGCGCGCCGAATGGTCGGAAGAGCCGAATCGTGGCCGTGGTCGCCGTCATAATAAAAATGGCAAAGGCGGCAAAGGAAATAACCGCTACGGCAACCGCGGGCAGGACAGCGCAAGGAAAGATCACGCTTCCACCGAAACCGATGCCAAATCACAGGCTGACATCACGCCTGCTCCCGCAGCGGAGGGTGGGACTGTACAGCCTGCGCCAGCCCCGACCCAGCCAACCCAGTCACAGGATCGTCGCCATCGCTCCCGCAATGACGAGCATGGCCGGCAGAAGCATTCGGGTGGCCATAACCAGCCGCATGCACAGGGATCAGCGTCATCCAATGCCGCGGTGGAGGATCGTCGTCCGCAATCCGGCCGTGACCGGCGCCGAGATGATGATCTCGGACCCTCCGTACGGGGCTTTGGTGATGATGTTCCGGCATTCATGCTGCTGCCGCGCCGGATTGACAAAGACATCCGACCCGACGACACAGCGGACGCTGCCGACGGTCTTTCCTGAGACCGTCCGGCTGCCCCGCATGAGGCATTCATGACAATTGCATTGCGGGTCGCCCGTCTCGGCGCGGAGGCTGATGGAGTTTGCCCGGCTGAAAGGGATCAACCGACTATCTACGTTCCGTATGCTCTGGACGGAGAACTGGTCGAGGTTTCCGAAGCAGGCAAGCGTGGCGATGCGCTGATTGGCCAGATCGAGCGCATTCTGGAAGCCAGTCCGCACCGTGTGGAACCGGTCTGTCAGCATTTCGGCATTTGCGGTGGATGCGCCATGCAGCATACCGATGATGGCGGCCTTGGCTGGAAAGCTGGACAAACTGCCTCTGCTCTCAAAGCAGTGGCCCCGGATGCGTTACCTGCCGCTTTCAGCACATGGCAAAGCCCACCTGCAGTACGGCGCAGGATTGATTTCGGGTTGCGCCGTAGCGGCAAAACCGTTCTGGTCGGGCTGCACCGTTCCCGCTCTTCCGAGATTGTCGATATTCAGCACTGCCCGGTGATTGATCCCTCCCTGATGGAGCTGATCACCGCACTGCGTAATGTGTTGCCTGCTCTCGGCTTGCTGAAACGTGAAGGCAGTGCCGTCGCCAATATGACGGAAAACGGAATTGATCTGCTGCTGCGCACGGATCGCCTCCCTTCTGTCGAGGATCGCACCCTGCTGGCGGCTTTCGCGCATCAACACGGGCTGGCCCGCATTTCCTGGGCCGAGGGGGAGCGGGGACACTCCGAGGTGCTGTGCCAGTTGCGTGACCCCGTTATTACCTTCAACGGGCACAGCGTCACGGCCCCTCCCGGCGCCTTTCTTCAGGCCAGCCGCGCCGCAGAGGATGCCATTATGGCAGCCATCGAAGCCGGGCTGCCGAAAAAGCGACGCAAGATCGTCGAATTATTCGCGGGTATCGGTACCTTCACCCTGCGCCTGAAACCAGGCATGGCCTATGAAGGCGATGAAGCCGCGGTTGCTGCCGTCAAGCGGGCCGGATTTGGCCAGATCACCCGCAGAGACCTGTTCCGACAGCCGCTACAAGCCGCCGAGCTGCGCGGGGTGGATGCCGTGATTCTCGATCCACCCCATGCCGGTGCGGCGGCACAATGCGCCACGCTGGTACAAGCCAAAGTGCCCAGGATCATCTATGTCAGCTGCAATCCTCATGCCCTGCGGCGGGATGCCACCCTTCTGGCCGGAGCAGGGTATCGGCTGGTGTCGGCCTCCGTGATCGACCAGTTTCTCTGGTCCACGCAGATTGAAACGGTGGCGGTGTTCAGCCTCTGATCCGACTGCGCGCGTGCAGGGTCAGACGTGGAAGCTTTCCCCGCAGCCGCAACGGCCTTTTTCATTAGGATTGATAAAGGTAAAGCCTGCCTCAAGCTGCTTCACCTGATAATCCATCACCGTGCCGATCAGAAACAGGGTCGCCTTGCGGTCGATCAGGACGGTGACGCCCTTGTCGATCACCACCTCATCCCCCTCGCCTTTTTCCTCGACCCAGCTCATGTCGTAAGATTTGCCGGAGCATCCCTTGGTGGATACGGCAATCCGCAACAGCCGTCCCTGCTGGCCGGTCGTATAAAGCTGCTGCAACCGCTCGGCGGCTGCATCGGTCAGTGACATCAACGGTGGCAAAGCACGACGCGGTGCCGTTCCTGTTGTCTGATTTGTATCGACTGTCATTGCATCATACCCCGTGTCAGACCACTTTGTCAGGCCGGCCTAAAACATATTCAGTTGCAGCCTGGCATCTTCACTCATCCGGCTTGGATCCCATGGCGGATCCCACACCGTTTCAACATGCACGGAGGTCACGCCCGGAACAGCCGCAACAGCATGATGCACCTGTTCAGGCAGTTCCTGTGCGCTCGGGCAGGCCGGGGCGGTCAAAGTCATTTCGACCTTCACCTTGCCATCCTCATGGATGTCAATGGCGTAGATCAGGCCAAGCTCGTAGATATTCACCGGTATTTCCGGATCATGCACACTCGCCACCGCAGCAATCACCGCATCTTCCGTCACGGCGGGGCGCGTTTCACCATCAGGCGTCCAGCTGCCATGGGTCGCTGGAGGGGTCGCCGATACGGCAGTGTCATCTGCCGGCGCCATGTCGATCTTCGAATCAGTCATGGTGCATATTCTATCCTTCATCCAGCTCCAGCGCAGCCGAGAGGGCCCGCCAGGGCAGCGTCGCGCATTTGATCCGGGACGGGTACTCATGCACTCCGCCCAAAGGTTGCAGGCGGTTCAGCGCCGCACGGCAAACCGGACACTCCAAATCGGGCACCTGCCCGCTCCGGACCAGAGCATGAAAGCCCTTCATCACATCGTGCGCCTGCGCACGATTTAAACCCCTCACCGTCTCTGCCATCAGATCAGCGGAGGCAATGCTGATCGCACAGCCTTTGGCTTCAAACCCGATAGCCTCAACGACCTCATTCCCATCATCCGGCGTTCCGGTGGCGATAAACACCGTCACCTGATCGCCGCAGAGCGGGTTATCGGCCTCCCTCGACAGGGAGAAAACAGGCAGGCGCTGTCCGTGCAGGGGCTTTTTGCCATGACGCAGGATCAGGTCATGATAGAGATCTCTGACATTATCGTCAGCCATGCCAGCCTGCACTGCCGTCATGCCAGAAAATCCCTCACTTTCGTAAGAGTGTCGGCAAAGAAGTCGATTTCGTCCCGGGTATTGTATACTCCGAATGTCGCCCGGGCCGTCCCGGAGAGAGACAGGCGACGCATCAATGGCTCCGCGCAATGATGCCCGGCCCGCACCGCAATCCCCTGACGATCCAGCAGCGTCGCCACATCATGCGGATGGCCATGATCGAGCACAAAACTGATCACACCACCACGATCAGCAGCCTGACCGATGATGCGCAGACCCTCTATGGCGTTGAGACGAACCAATGCATGGCGGGTCAGAGCCTGCTCATGCTCTTCCAGTGCCTCGTAGCCGATCGCCTCCACATAAGCGATCGCGGCTTTCAGGCCGATTGCCTCGATAATGGCGGGCGTACCGGCCTCGAATTTATGCGGTACATGCGCCCAGGTGGAGTGCTCGAACGTGACTGATCCGATCATGTCTCCACCGCCCATGAAAGGCGGCATGGCTTCCAGTAATTCACGTTTCGCCCAGAGTACACCGATCCCGGTCGGGCCGTAGAGCTTGTGGCCGGTAAAAACGTAGAAATCCGCATCCAGCGCCGTCACATCCACCCGGCGATGTACCACAGCCTGCGATCCATCCAGCAGAACTTTCGCACCGTGCTTATGTGCGAGGGCAATCACCTCTGCCACCGGCACATAGGTTCCCAGCACGTTCGACATATGCGTGATCGCGACAAGGCCGACCTTCCCGTCTGACAGCAGATGCGTAAAAGCCGCCATATCAAGCTCGCCAGCATCAGTCACCGGAGCAATACGCAGTTCGACACCCGTCTCATCCCGCAGCATCTGCCACGGCACGATATTGGCGTGATGCTCCATTTCGGAAATCAGCACAGCACGACGGTCACTTTTCGCAAGGATACCCCGCCCGTAGCTGTGAGCGACGAGGTTGATTGCTTCCGTGCTGTTCCGGGTAAAAACGATCTCCTCCCGCGCTGACGCACCCAGTAAACGGGCCACCGCATCACGGGTTGATTCGTATTCTTCCGTCGTCCGCTCGCTCAGCCAGTGCAGGCCGCGATGAACATTGGCGTATTGCGTACGCATCGCCTCGCTCATCGCCTCGATCACGCTGACCGGCTTCTGGGCCGAGGCACCGCTATCCAGAAACACCAGATTCTTGCCACGGATCGTCTGCGACAGGATGGGGAAATCCTGCCTGATCCGGGCCACATCGAAACCGGCCGGGCTGTGTTGCGTCTCCCGCAGCGCGATCTCCCTGTCGACGGTCGTATTCATGCGGTTTCCGACGCTTCTTCATGCGCCCACCATGCATTGATCGCACCGTCCAGAATGGCACGGGCCCCTTCATGGGACACGGTATCGATGGCTTCCGCCAGAAAAGCCCGCACAAGGATAGCGCGGGCCTGCACTTCCGGAACACCGCGGCTACGCAGGTAGAACATCTGATCCGCATCCAGTTCGCCGACCGTTGCACCATGGCTGCATTTCACGTCATCCGCGAAAATTTCCAGCTCCGGCTTGGTGTCGATCTCGGCCTCGCCAGACAGCAACAGCGCGGCATTCATCTGATAGCCGTCCGTCTTCTGCGCCTCCCGCGTGACCTCGATCTTACCCTGAAACACGCCGCGGGAGCGTCCTGCCAGCACATTGCGAACGGCCTGCCGTGATGAACATCCCGGCGCGGTGTGGCGCACGATGCTGGTGATGTCCCCAACCTGGTGATCCCGCAATAACTGGGCGCCATGCACATGCACCGCTCCGCCCTCGCCATCGAGCCGGGCATGGAACTCGGCACGTGCCACCCGAGCACCCATATTCAGCACAAAGACCTCATATCGTCCCCGTGCCGCGACATCAGCGAAAACGGTAGCAATATGGAAAGCGTGCTGATCCTCGTTCTGCCAACGAATATGCTCCAGCACCGCATCCTCCGCCACGCTGATCTGTGTCACCGCATTATGCAGATAGGTGCCGTGACCCTGGCAGATTTCCACCAGAGTCAGGCTCGCCCCACTGCCGAGACGGATCGTATGGCGCGGATGAAAATCCACTGCCTCCCCCGACATATCAGAAGCCAGATTGACCAGCACGATCGTGCCGGCAGCAATGCCGGAGGCAATGGTCAATACCATGCCATCTTCGGCCAGCATCGTATTGAGTGCCACCAGCGGCACACCATCACTGCCAGTACGTTCGCCAAAAGTGGCAGAATGCCCGAAATGTTCCAGCTGAATCCCGTCTCTGCTTCCCTCCAGCAGACCGGGGTCAGACAGATCGGGACGAAAACGGCCATCCAGAAAAACCAGGCGGGGTGCACCCAGATCAGGCACATCACCGAGCTGACGGCTCCCAGATCCATCCGTTTGTGTCAGGGGTTCCCGGAAACGAATATCGGCCAGCGGGCGCAGGGACGTATACTTCCACGCCTCCACACGCTGGGTAGGAAGGCCCGTCCGATCGAATACCTGGGCAGCCTCAGCCCGAACAGCCCCATCTCCGGGCATACGATCGCGCAATCCCTGAAACCGGGAGAGAAACGACACACCCAGCGTTTGCAGGGGCTGAAGAGCGACAGCAGGCGGCTGAACGGCGTTCATGCGGCCTCCTTGATCACTGCGGCATATCCATCGCGCTCCAGTTGGCGCG is from Granulibacter bethesdensis and encodes:
- a CDS encoding DEAD/DEAH box helicase; this translates as MIEIATLNEQPADKAEPADLPAAEQADQDVSKKRPSRRKTAAAKASVLADNKAEKPLRRRAPSKAVMADDVQPETPKSPTRRTTAVKKPDPVPVVEAVAETAIETAVEESAPRGKRRVSRGKAAPSTVQESAAVEPVEDAPLPVAQPAPATAAAATEDAPSVRVRRTRRPTRPGARSATTNTSASNEVQADSSLAEEAAETIQPAPTEDTVQAVAPEEVDDRPLFADLGLSEPVQRAITEMGYLHPTPIQAQAIPVVLMGRDVLGCAQTGTGKTASFTLPMMDILSDRRARARMPRSLILEPTRELALQVAENFVKYGQYLKLNHALLIGGESMNDQRDVLSKGVDVLIATPGRLIDLFDRGGLLLTDTRILVIDEADRMLDMGFIPDVERIVSLLPHNRQTLFFSATMAPEIRRLADAFLQNPKEITVAKPASVATTITSGLALVGEMDKRKALRHLLRQEKVQNALIFCNRKRDVDILTKSLVKHGFAAGPLHGDLAQSLRFATLEKFKAGALQLLVCSDVAARGIDIGGLSHVFNFDVPIHAEDYVHRIGRTGRAGREGAAFTLASPDDKFAVDAIEKLISAPIPRIEIEGLERAEWSEEPNRGRGRRHNKNGKGGKGNNRYGNRGQDSARKDHASTETDAKSQADITPAPAAEGGTVQPAPAPTQPTQSQDRRHRSRNDEHGRQKHSGGHNQPHAQGSASSNAAVEDRRPQSGRDRRRDDDLGPSVRGFGDDVPAFMLLPRRIDKDIRPDDTADAADGLS
- a CDS encoding class I SAM-dependent RNA methyltransferase, giving the protein MTIALRVARLGAEADGVCPAERDQPTIYVPYALDGELVEVSEAGKRGDALIGQIERILEASPHRVEPVCQHFGICGGCAMQHTDDGGLGWKAGQTASALKAVAPDALPAAFSTWQSPPAVRRRIDFGLRRSGKTVLVGLHRSRSSEIVDIQHCPVIDPSLMELITALRNVLPALGLLKREGSAVANMTENGIDLLLRTDRLPSVEDRTLLAAFAHQHGLARISWAEGERGHSEVLCQLRDPVITFNGHSVTAPPGAFLQASRAAEDAIMAAIEAGLPKKRRKIVELFAGIGTFTLRLKPGMAYEGDEAAVAAVKRAGFGQITRRDLFRQPLQAAELRGVDAVILDPPHAGAAAQCATLVQAKVPRIIYVSCNPHALRRDATLLAGAGYRLVSASVIDQFLWSTQIETVAVFSL
- the sufU gene encoding Fe-S cluster assembly sulfur transfer protein SufU — its product is MTAVQAGMADDNVRDLYHDLILRHGKKPLHGQRLPVFSLSREADNPLCGDQVTVFIATGTPDDGNEVVEAIGFEAKGCAISIASADLMAETVRGLNRAQAHDVMKGFHALVRSGQVPDLECPVCRAALNRLQPLGGVHEYPSRIKCATLPWRALSAALELDEG
- a CDS encoding iron-sulfur cluster assembly accessory protein, encoding MTVDTNQTTGTAPRRALPPLMSLTDAAAERLQQLYTTGQQGRLLRIAVSTKGCSGKSYDMSWVEEKGEGDEVVIDKGVTVLIDRKATLFLIGTVMDYQVKQLEAGFTFINPNEKGRCGCGESFHV
- the sufD gene encoding Fe-S cluster assembly protein SufD, encoding MNAVQPPAVALQPLQTLGVSFLSRFQGLRDRMPGDGAVRAEAAQVFDRTGLPTQRVEAWKYTSLRPLADIRFREPLTQTDGSGSRQLGDVPDLGAPRLVFLDGRFRPDLSDPGLLEGSRDGIQLEHFGHSATFGERTGSDGVPLVALNTMLAEDGMVLTIASGIAAGTIVLVNLASDMSGEAVDFHPRHTIRLGSGASLTLVEICQGHGTYLHNAVTQISVAEDAVLEHIRWQNEDQHAFHIATVFADVAARGRYEVFVLNMGARVARAEFHARLDGEGGAVHVHGAQLLRDHQVGDITSIVRHTAPGCSSRQAVRNVLAGRSRGVFQGKIEVTREAQKTDGYQMNAALLLSGEAEIDTKPELEIFADDVKCSHGATVGELDADQMFYLRSRGVPEVQARAILVRAFLAEAIDTVSHEGARAILDGAINAWWAHEEASETA
- a CDS encoding aminotransferase class V-fold PLP-dependent enzyme produces the protein MNTTVDREIALRETQHSPAGFDVARIRQDFPILSQTIRGKNLVFLDSGASAQKPVSVIEAMSEAMRTQYANVHRGLHWLSERTTEEYESTRDAVARLLGASAREEIVFTRNSTEAINLVAHSYGRGILAKSDRRAVLISEMEHHANIVPWQMLRDETGVELRIAPVTDAGELDMAAFTHLLSDGKVGLVAITHMSNVLGTYVPVAEVIALAHKHGAKVLLDGSQAVVHRRVDVTALDADFYVFTGHKLYGPTGIGVLWAKRELLEAMPPFMGGGDMIGSVTFEHSTWAHVPHKFEAGTPAIIEAIGLKAAIAYVEAIGYEALEEHEQALTRHALVRLNAIEGLRIIGQAADRGGVISFVLDHGHPHDVATLLDRQGIAVRAGHHCAEPLMRRLSLSGTARATFGVYNTRDEIDFFADTLTKVRDFLA
- a CDS encoding SUF system Fe-S cluster assembly protein, with protein sequence MTDSKIDMAPADDTAVSATPPATHGSWTPDGETRPAVTEDAVIAAVASVHDPEIPVNIYELGLIYAIDIHEDGKVKVEMTLTAPACPSAQELPEQVHHAVAAVPGVTSVHVETVWDPPWDPSRMSEDARLQLNMF